Proteins found in one Nocardia brasiliensis ATCC 700358 genomic segment:
- a CDS encoding resuscitation-promoting factor Rpf1 domain-containing protein: MSGRHRKPSSTGRTVAKVAVTGAIMGTAGVALAGNASAAPDSDWDRLAQCEAGGNWGINNGNGFQGGLQFSPSTWKAHGGGEYAANANQATREQQIAVAEKVLASQGWGAWPSCSANLGLSSAPTPRSAPTTSETPRWNPEPAPQAAQAAPDSTQEVFNAVDRALAVVQGQGVQVPKEAFDFFNAAKASGTKLDPNIVNFYEANKGLLPS; this comes from the coding sequence ATGAGTGGACGCCATCGCAAGCCAAGCTCGACCGGTCGCACGGTAGCCAAGGTCGCCGTGACCGGCGCGATCATGGGCACCGCAGGTGTGGCCCTCGCAGGCAACGCCAGCGCGGCACCCGACTCCGACTGGGATCGCCTCGCACAGTGTGAGGCCGGCGGTAACTGGGGCATCAACAACGGCAACGGTTTCCAAGGCGGACTTCAGTTCTCGCCCAGCACCTGGAAGGCCCACGGCGGCGGCGAGTACGCGGCCAACGCCAACCAGGCCACCCGCGAACAGCAGATCGCGGTCGCCGAGAAGGTGCTCGCCTCGCAGGGTTGGGGTGCCTGGCCCAGCTGCTCGGCCAACCTCGGCCTCAGCAGCGCCCCCACGCCGCGCTCCGCGCCCACCACCAGCGAAACCCCGCGCTGGAACCCCGAGCCCGCGCCGCAGGCCGCTCAGGCCGCGCCGGACAGCACTCAGGAAGTCTTCAACGCGGTCGACCGCGCCCTCGCGGTCGTGCAAGGCCAGGGCGTCCAGGTGCCCAAGGAAGCCTTCGACTTCTTCAACGCCGCCAAGGCCAGCGGCACCAAGCTGGACCCGAACATCGTGAACTTCTACGAGGCCAACAAGGGACTGCTTCCCTCCTGA
- a CDS encoding cold-shock protein, with the protein MPTGRVKWYDVEKGFGFLSQDEGEDVYVRSSALPDGVEGLKPGQRVEFGMAAGRRGPQALSLKLLEAPPSVRQGQERERARKEPVARRHTPDELHGMVEDMITLLEATVQPDLRKGRYPDRKTAQRISEVVRAVARELDH; encoded by the coding sequence GTGCCGACCGGCAGGGTGAAGTGGTACGACGTCGAAAAGGGCTTCGGCTTCCTTTCCCAGGACGAGGGGGAGGACGTCTACGTCCGGTCGTCCGCGCTGCCCGATGGCGTCGAAGGACTGAAGCCCGGGCAGCGCGTCGAATTCGGCATGGCCGCAGGCCGTCGTGGCCCGCAGGCGCTGAGCCTGAAACTGCTGGAGGCGCCGCCCTCGGTCCGGCAGGGCCAAGAGCGTGAGCGTGCCCGCAAGGAGCCCGTCGCGCGCCGGCACACGCCGGACGAACTGCACGGCATGGTCGAGGACATGATCACCCTGCTCGAGGCGACGGTACAGCCGGACCTGCGCAAGGGCCGCTACCCCGATCGCAAGACCGCGCAACGCATCTCAGAGGTCGTCCGCGCCGTCGCGCGCGAACTCGATCACTGA
- a CDS encoding DUF2771 domain-containing protein yields the protein MKRLNARTVVALLGAGLLVVTVAFVGVLVVLVRNADEKDPVITAYAHGKTVTVEPYVYCSVQMADCHYGETVQLVVPPNYPLQLSLPKQIAEAPWLAQVVYALPNGERVDRVISHTNYPQGAMAVTIESRPEPDLRLVGLELQLPILAKDKDTGKEFYLPHAAWSISTAP from the coding sequence GTGAAGCGGCTCAACGCGCGCACCGTCGTGGCCCTGCTCGGCGCCGGACTGCTCGTCGTCACCGTCGCCTTCGTCGGCGTGCTCGTCGTGCTGGTCCGCAACGCGGACGAGAAAGACCCGGTGATCACCGCCTACGCGCACGGCAAGACCGTCACCGTCGAGCCGTACGTGTATTGCTCGGTGCAGATGGCGGATTGCCACTACGGCGAGACCGTGCAGCTCGTGGTGCCGCCGAACTACCCGCTGCAGCTCTCGCTGCCGAAGCAGATCGCCGAAGCGCCGTGGCTGGCCCAGGTCGTCTACGCGCTGCCCAACGGGGAACGAGTCGATCGCGTGATCAGCCACACCAACTACCCGCAGGGCGCCATGGCCGTCACCATCGAGTCCCGCCCCGAACCGGACCTGCGCCTCGTCGGCCTCGAACTGCAACTGCCGATCCTGGCCAAGGACAAGGACACCGGCAAGGAGTTCTACCTCCCGCACGCCGCCTGGTCCATCAGCACGGCCCCGTAG
- a CDS encoding MFS transporter: MTTPREPSGPDRDRWDGGEYPPIERHPGFDRYPPPNSPTRRGPLPPLDPDRFGGSQAETRRHPAAAAGQQDPPGRAPRRVFPHRPQPPHGPEPELAAPPPPTKPLPEQPETADAGAEPAQPGPQRVPRKLTVTRVAAMRGRELTEKGIATFQRAAKADGADKSGLTALTYATMANFALDAAVAVALANTLFFASATAESKTKVALYLLITIAPFAVIAPLIGPMLDRLQHGRRVALATSFALRAVVAVVLVLEFDSWALYPLALCMMVGSKSFSVLKSAVTPRVLPPDIDLVRTNSRLTVFGLVGGTIGAGAIAGIAAMAAGSNGALIFATLIACAGTYLSLRIPSWVEVTEGEVPATLSYHGPDAHTEVLSPDKESAVPPRKRRQPLGRSVVTGLWGNSAIRVLTGFLTFYIAFVAKATEHRPVQQAAMLGVVGAAAAIGNFAGNATGARIKLGRPSLIVLGCTAACALVALFATFTNNLLGAALATLVAAGTSALAKVSLDALIQDDLPPESIASGFGRSETVLQLSWVVGGAAGVLLPTDYWKGFAVITAVLVVGLVQTFVSYRGHSLLPGLGGNRPQHAEQEVPATRPMPQTSNAYRKPGAAGGETTHIQRGIGDPSQ, from the coding sequence GTGACTACTCCCCGCGAACCTTCCGGTCCCGACCGTGATCGGTGGGACGGTGGGGAGTATCCGCCGATCGAACGGCATCCCGGATTCGACCGGTATCCGCCGCCGAACTCGCCGACGCGCCGCGGTCCGTTGCCGCCGCTGGATCCCGATCGGTTCGGCGGATCGCAGGCCGAGACCAGGCGGCATCCGGCCGCGGCGGCGGGGCAGCAGGATCCGCCGGGGCGGGCACCGCGCCGCGTCTTCCCGCATCGCCCGCAACCGCCGCACGGACCGGAGCCGGAGCTCGCCGCGCCGCCCCCGCCGACCAAGCCGCTCCCCGAACAACCGGAGACCGCCGACGCCGGCGCCGAACCCGCCCAGCCCGGCCCGCAGCGGGTACCGCGCAAGCTGACGGTCACCCGGGTCGCCGCGATGCGCGGCCGCGAACTCACCGAGAAGGGCATCGCCACCTTCCAGCGCGCGGCGAAGGCCGACGGGGCCGACAAGTCCGGTCTGACCGCCCTCACCTATGCGACGATGGCCAACTTCGCCCTCGACGCGGCGGTCGCGGTCGCCCTCGCCAACACCTTGTTCTTCGCCAGCGCAACCGCCGAGAGCAAGACGAAAGTCGCGCTGTACCTGCTGATCACGATCGCGCCGTTCGCGGTGATCGCGCCGCTGATCGGGCCGATGCTCGACCGGCTGCAGCACGGTCGGCGGGTGGCGCTGGCCACCTCGTTCGCGTTGCGCGCCGTCGTCGCGGTGGTGCTGGTGCTCGAATTCGACAGCTGGGCACTGTATCCGCTCGCCCTGTGCATGATGGTCGGCAGTAAATCGTTCTCGGTGCTCAAGAGCGCGGTGACGCCGCGCGTGCTACCGCCCGATATCGACTTGGTGCGCACCAACTCTCGGCTCACTGTGTTCGGCTTGGTGGGCGGCACGATCGGCGCTGGTGCGATCGCGGGCATTGCCGCGATGGCCGCCGGGTCCAACGGCGCGTTGATCTTCGCCACGCTGATCGCCTGTGCCGGAACCTATCTGAGCCTGCGCATCCCGTCCTGGGTGGAGGTCACCGAGGGCGAGGTGCCCGCTACGCTGAGCTATCACGGCCCCGACGCGCACACCGAAGTGCTCTCGCCGGACAAGGAATCCGCGGTGCCGCCGCGCAAACGCAGGCAGCCGCTGGGCCGTTCGGTGGTGACCGGCCTGTGGGGCAACAGCGCCATCCGCGTGCTGACCGGGTTCCTCACCTTCTACATCGCCTTCGTCGCCAAGGCCACCGAGCACCGCCCGGTGCAGCAGGCCGCGATGCTCGGCGTGGTCGGCGCCGCCGCCGCGATCGGCAACTTCGCGGGCAATGCGACCGGCGCCCGGATCAAGCTGGGCAGGCCGTCGCTGATCGTGCTCGGCTGCACGGCGGCTTGTGCCCTGGTCGCGCTGTTCGCCACGTTCACCAACAACCTGCTCGGCGCCGCATTGGCCACCCTGGTCGCGGCGGGCACGAGCGCGCTGGCGAAGGTGTCGCTGGACGCGCTGATCCAGGACGATCTGCCGCCGGAGTCGATCGCGTCCGGCTTCGGCCGGTCCGAAACCGTGTTGCAGCTCAGCTGGGTGGTCGGCGGCGCGGCCGGCGTGCTGCTGCCGACCGACTACTGGAAGGGCTTCGCGGTGATCACCGCGGTGCTCGTGGTCGGGTTGGTGCAGACCTTCGTCAGCTACCGTGGCCATTCGCTGCTGCCCGGTCTCGGCGGAAATCGCCCGCAACACGCGGAACAGGAAGTTCCCGCGACCAGGCCGATGCCACAGACTTCGAACGCGTACCGCAAGCCGGGGGCTGCCGGGGGCGAAACGACACATATCCAACGAGGGATAGGAGATCCCAGCCAGTGA
- a CDS encoding glutaminyl-peptide cyclotransferase: MKRNRRSLAVGLLVGLVIFSGCGAAQEATPELKIEVVAVRPHDPTAFTQGLEIDGNVLYEGTGLSGASSVRATDVHTGEQLARTDLPAPFFGEGLTVAGDTLWQLTWQEHTAFARDPVTLAERARVPYEGEGWGLCTRNGRLVMSDGTDTLTFRDPVTFAPTDSIRLTSHQSARLNELDCAEDGSVYANDWPTDTILRLDPDSGEVLARIDASALYPAAARVLTGSDALNGIAQLPGTDRFLLAGKKWPSMFEVRFVPA; the protein is encoded by the coding sequence ATGAAACGCAATCGGCGTTCGTTGGCTGTCGGTCTGCTGGTCGGTCTGGTCATCTTCAGTGGCTGTGGCGCCGCACAGGAGGCCACACCCGAGCTGAAGATCGAGGTCGTCGCCGTCAGACCGCATGACCCGACCGCCTTCACCCAGGGCCTCGAGATCGACGGCAACGTGCTCTACGAAGGCACCGGACTCTCGGGCGCGTCGAGTGTGCGCGCGACGGACGTGCACACCGGCGAGCAACTGGCCAGGACCGATCTCCCCGCCCCCTTCTTCGGCGAGGGCCTCACCGTCGCCGGGGACACACTGTGGCAGCTCACCTGGCAGGAGCACACGGCTTTCGCGCGGGATCCGGTCACCTTGGCCGAACGCGCCCGGGTGCCGTACGAGGGCGAGGGCTGGGGGCTGTGCACAAGAAATGGCCGGCTGGTCATGAGCGATGGCACCGACACACTGACCTTCCGTGATCCGGTCACCTTCGCGCCGACCGACTCGATCCGGCTGACCAGCCACCAGAGCGCCCGGCTCAACGAGCTCGATTGCGCCGAGGACGGTTCCGTCTACGCCAACGATTGGCCGACCGACACGATCCTGCGCCTCGATCCCGACTCCGGTGAGGTGCTCGCGCGCATCGATGCGAGCGCGCTGTATCCGGCGGCCGCCCGGGTACTCACCGGCAGCGACGCGCTGAACGGGATCGCACAGCTGCCCGGCACCGATCGATTCCTGCTCGCGGGCAAGAAATGGCCGAGCATGTTCGAGGTCCGCTTCGTGCCCGCCTGA
- a CDS encoding sacsin N-terminal ATP-binding-like domain-containing protein yields the protein MSGGAADPFGTAALRAGVLAAWRDSPTRLREDAATEADLVRAGYRDRLLTELAQNAADAAAKAGVPGRLRVWLDGSVLHVANTGAPLDVSGVHALTALRASGKSDAADVGRFGVGFTAVLAVSDEIELRSTTGSLLFSRARTRDALRSGDLAGTADQLAQGEPGAEALAPPALRLAWPSDAQPADGFDTEVVLALRPAVDAAALLTGMHAEAADLLLELPALQSITVETAEFSSRTADLGDGLQEVRVDGPADERRVWWSYRTPRARWLLPIRNGRPVAVAPDVLRAPTRSDEELSLPALLIADIPMQPDRRRLLPGARVAELATGYADFARVLPPRDRLVLVPSPAFARSEADALLREAAIRELRTNPWLPVLSTSTEDAAVAFDPVPLDPATEEHPTTETPDDSAFFDLPSAPISDVAVPTRASVFTGLTGELAGLLDDVIGPLVIPELSGQGQAEALGVLDVHRVGLARLAELSSGLERAPRWWYALYEALEQFVADPLAAEELGALAVPLADGRLVTGPRTTVLDDQLEVAIPVHWARLVHPDAAHPLLARLGARSATVEDLLREPDLRAELEDHPDDPDTVDAVLRLAAHADAAALPTWLGLLELPDADGALHPADELLLPDAPLRELLVADSPFHTVDAAMVEYYGAQALRAVRVGWDFSLVVESDPTGPDHDLDDEDSWWSTLAQEPRELAAVRDLDLIDDDAWPEALWQLASAPRTRRLLTDHDGYTAWWLRTHARISGTPLGLLRHPEDTEFDGLLPTFAVPGLAEDAAAIRALLADPAVITLELAAALLDALADPANTPTPEVISRTHARLAAAVAADRLELTELELPDRVRALSGAVIDPADALVLDQPWFGLALPPDRLVVGVAETAPALAALLDLPLVSGAVTAEVVSSGRRTTWSAEPLGVVLRQLLSLPPQDGELVLHDELTVRLHGAVERTTTVPWWREGTTVHASAPR from the coding sequence GTGAGCGGCGGGGCGGCCGATCCGTTCGGTACTGCCGCGTTGCGGGCGGGCGTGCTTGCCGCATGGCGTGATTCGCCGACCCGGCTGCGCGAGGACGCGGCGACCGAGGCGGATCTGGTTCGCGCCGGTTATCGCGACCGGCTGCTGACCGAGTTGGCGCAGAACGCCGCGGACGCCGCAGCCAAGGCGGGCGTGCCGGGCCGGTTGCGGGTATGGCTCGACGGTTCGGTGCTGCATGTCGCCAATACCGGTGCGCCGCTGGATGTCTCGGGTGTGCACGCGCTGACCGCGCTGCGCGCGTCCGGGAAGTCCGATGCGGCGGATGTCGGACGTTTCGGGGTGGGCTTCACCGCGGTGCTCGCGGTGAGCGACGAGATCGAACTGCGTTCCACCACAGGCTCGCTCCTGTTCTCCCGCGCGCGCACTCGGGACGCGTTGCGGTCCGGCGATCTCGCCGGCACCGCGGATCAGCTGGCGCAGGGCGAACCCGGCGCGGAGGCGCTGGCACCGCCCGCCTTGCGGCTCGCTTGGCCGAGTGATGCGCAACCCGCTGACGGTTTCGACACCGAGGTGGTGCTCGCGCTGCGCCCAGCGGTGGACGCCGCCGCGCTGCTCACGGGAATGCACGCCGAAGCGGCCGATCTACTGCTGGAATTGCCTGCGCTGCAAAGCATTACCGTCGAAACCGCGGAATTCTCCAGCCGCACCGCCGATCTCGGTGACGGTCTCCAAGAGGTCCGCGTCGACGGCCCGGCTGACGAACGCCGGGTCTGGTGGTCCTACCGCACGCCGCGCGCCCGTTGGCTGCTGCCGATCCGCAATGGCAGGCCGGTCGCCGTCGCCCCCGACGTGCTGCGCGCCCCGACCCGCTCCGATGAGGAACTGTCGCTACCCGCGCTGCTGATCGCGGACATTCCGATGCAGCCGGATCGCCGCCGTCTGCTGCCCGGTGCCCGCGTCGCCGAATTGGCCACTGGCTATGCCGATTTCGCTCGCGTGCTGCCACCCCGCGACCGACTGGTGCTCGTCCCCAGTCCCGCCTTCGCCCGCAGCGAAGCCGACGCCCTCCTCCGCGAGGCGGCGATCCGTGAACTCCGAACCAACCCCTGGCTTCCCGTCCTCTCCACGAGCACCGAGGACGCTGCCGTCGCATTCGACCCTGTACCGCTGGACCCCGCGACCGAGGAACACCCGACCACCGAAACTCCGGACGACTCAGCGTTTTTCGACCTGCCCAGTGCGCCCATCTCGGATGTCGCGGTACCTACGCGGGCGAGTGTGTTCACCGGGCTCACGGGGGAATTGGCGGGATTGCTCGATGACGTGATCGGGCCCTTGGTGATTCCCGAGTTGTCGGGGCAAGGGCAGGCCGAGGCGCTGGGCGTGCTCGACGTGCATCGGGTCGGGTTGGCTCGACTGGCGGAATTGTCCAGCGGTCTGGAGCGGGCGCCGCGGTGGTGGTACGCACTATATGAGGCGCTGGAGCAGTTCGTGGCGGACCCGCTGGCCGCCGAGGAGCTGGGCGCGCTCGCTGTCCCGCTGGCCGACGGGCGCCTGGTGACCGGGCCGCGCACGACGGTGCTCGACGACCAGCTCGAGGTCGCGATCCCGGTGCACTGGGCCAGGTTGGTGCATCCGGATGCCGCGCATCCGCTGCTGGCCCGGCTGGGTGCGCGTTCGGCCACCGTCGAGGATCTTTTGCGCGAGCCGGACCTGCGCGCCGAACTCGAGGATCACCCGGACGACCCGGATACGGTCGACGCGGTGCTGCGCCTGGCCGCCCATGCCGACGCGGCGGCCCTGCCGACCTGGCTCGGCCTGCTCGAACTGCCCGATGCGGACGGAGCGCTGCACCCCGCGGACGAGTTGCTGCTGCCCGACGCGCCGCTGCGCGAACTGCTGGTGGCGGATTCGCCGTTCCATACGGTCGACGCCGCCATGGTGGAATACTATGGCGCGCAAGCGCTTCGGGCCGTGCGGGTCGGCTGGGATTTCAGCTTGGTCGTCGAGTCCGATCCGACCGGGCCCGATCACGACCTGGACGACGAGGACAGCTGGTGGTCGACGCTGGCGCAGGAGCCGCGGGAGCTGGCCGCGGTCCGCGACCTCGACCTGATCGATGACGACGCCTGGCCGGAAGCGTTGTGGCAGCTGGCGTCCGCGCCGCGTACCCGGCGACTGCTCACCGATCACGACGGCTACACCGCGTGGTGGTTGCGTACCCACGCCCGGATCTCGGGTACTCCGCTCGGCCTGCTCCGGCACCCCGAGGACACCGAATTCGACGGCCTGCTGCCGACTTTCGCCGTCCCCGGCCTCGCGGAGGACGCCGCCGCGATCCGCGCCCTGCTCGCCGATCCGGCGGTGATCACGCTCGAATTGGCCGCGGCCTTGCTCGACGCGCTCGCCGATCCGGCGAATACGCCTACGCCCGAGGTCATTTCGCGGACCCACGCGCGATTGGCCGCCGCGGTGGCCGCCGATCGGCTCGAGCTCACCGAGCTCGAGCTGCCCGACCGGGTGCGCGCCTTGTCCGGCGCTGTCATCGATCCGGCCGACGCACTGGTGCTCGATCAGCCGTGGTTCGGCCTCGCGCTGCCGCCGGACCGCTTGGTGGTCGGTGTCGCCGAGACCGCGCCCGCGCTGGCCGCGCTGCTCGATCTGCCGTTGGTCTCGGGGGCGGTCACCGCTGAGGTGGTGAGTTCCGGCCGGCGCACCACGTGGTCCGCGGAGCCGCTCGGAGTCGTCCTGCGCCAGCTTCTTTCGCTGCCGCCGCAGGACGGGGAGTTGGTGCTGCACGACGAGCTGACCGTGCGGCTGCACGGCGCGGTCGAGCGCACGACAACGGTCCCGTGGTGGCGCGAGGGCACGACGGTGCACGCGAGCGCACCGCGGTAG
- a CDS encoding TetR/AcrR family transcriptional regulator: MSVEERRAHLIEAAIGLAEKKGVAGVTTRDVAQAAGVSLGVVHYCFENKDALMTELVKALSMELRDSVDANETVWQDVGSGKEALQKLIRAGLELMWLNIEATPERQLLTYETTTYALREGEQTPAKLAIAREQYNFNDSTVADILEHARDATANTWSVPLPSLSRFTLNVIDGVVLRWLVDNDSEAVRAQLDLLSQMIAEYAS; encoded by the coding sequence TTGAGCGTCGAAGAAAGACGGGCCCACCTTATCGAGGCCGCGATCGGTCTTGCCGAAAAAAAGGGCGTTGCGGGCGTGACCACGCGCGATGTCGCCCAGGCGGCGGGCGTCTCGCTGGGTGTGGTCCATTACTGTTTCGAAAACAAGGACGCGCTGATGACCGAGCTGGTCAAGGCGTTGTCGATGGAATTACGAGATTCCGTCGACGCCAATGAAACAGTGTGGCAAGACGTCGGAAGTGGAAAAGAAGCGCTTCAAAAATTGATCCGCGCGGGACTGGAACTCATGTGGCTCAACATTGAGGCAACCCCGGAACGTCAGCTACTCACTTACGAAACAACAACTTACGCACTGCGCGAAGGCGAGCAAACTCCCGCCAAACTCGCGATCGCGCGCGAGCAGTACAACTTCAACGACTCCACCGTCGCCGACATCCTCGAGCACGCGCGCGACGCGACCGCCAACACCTGGTCGGTACCGCTGCCCTCCCTGAGCCGGTTCACCCTCAACGTGATCGACGGGGTGGTGCTGCGCTGGCTGGTGGACAACGACAGCGAGGCCGTCCGCGCCCAGCTGGATCTGCTCAGCCAGATGATCGCGGAGTACGCGTCCTGA
- a CDS encoding neutral/alkaline ceramidase — MPLSRRTVLARTVVGSATLAAAATVPVLAERSGARAAAAPDSGGYEIGVGLSDITGPAAECGMMGYSQFEQQTAGIHLRPRARAFIIGAGGRRIVFVVAENGMIFQSVHRGVLAELARRFGDQYTEQNVLLTSTHSHATCGGSSNDYAYNLSIMGFQQQVYDAEVNGIVEAVAAAHADLGPGALALGRGELHDASVNRSRVAWELNPIADKQHFPEAIDPAVTVLSLVKGGRQVGAITWFATHNTSMTNQNRLISADNKGYAAFSYEHLEHGVRYLDGDPGFVAAFAQTNAGDMSPNLNLRPGSGPTEDEFENTRIIGERQYRASKDALAQARSTSGPVDALLCYIDLADIAVDGRFTPDGQPRHTAPAAAGVSLIAGSIEDGPGLPGVPIPEGVRNPFLQALGDPNAPAPAWLADAQAPKAIAAPLGLLPPVAWVPNVLPIQLVRIGELYLAAAGGEFTITAGLRVRRAVADALGVGLEQVLMQGYANAYHEYVTTPEEYDAQQYEGASTLFGRYTLGAYQQEFTRLATAFAARQQVPRGPAPRDVSHLQPNFQPGAGPDTTPPGRTFGDVLTQPAPAYAAGAQVVAEFVSAHPKHNPRRNGTFLEVQRQSSAGDWIRVANEGEWAVKFYWSKRGAADSVARFTWDIPADATPGRYRLQHYADSLSPDGALHPFTGTSNDFEVG; from the coding sequence ATGCCGCTGTCGCGCAGAACCGTTCTGGCCCGAACCGTAGTCGGTTCGGCAACGCTGGCCGCCGCGGCCACGGTGCCTGTCCTGGCCGAGCGCTCGGGCGCGCGGGCCGCCGCGGCACCGGATTCCGGCGGCTACGAGATCGGTGTCGGCCTCTCCGACATCACCGGTCCGGCGGCGGAATGCGGAATGATGGGCTATTCCCAGTTCGAGCAGCAGACCGCCGGCATCCACCTGCGTCCGCGGGCCAGGGCGTTCATCATCGGTGCGGGCGGCAGGCGAATCGTGTTCGTGGTGGCCGAGAACGGCATGATTTTCCAGTCCGTGCACCGTGGCGTCCTGGCCGAACTCGCGCGCCGCTTCGGCGATCAATACACCGAACAGAACGTGTTGCTCACTTCGACGCATTCGCACGCGACCTGTGGCGGCTCCAGCAACGATTACGCATACAACCTGTCCATCATGGGTTTTCAGCAGCAGGTGTACGACGCGGAGGTGAACGGCATCGTCGAGGCCGTCGCGGCCGCGCACGCCGATCTCGGTCCCGGCGCCCTGGCGCTGGGGCGCGGCGAACTGCACGACGCGAGCGTCAATCGGTCCAGGGTGGCCTGGGAACTCAATCCGATTGCCGACAAACAACATTTTCCCGAGGCCATCGACCCGGCGGTCACGGTGCTGTCGCTCGTCAAGGGCGGTCGACAGGTCGGCGCGATCACCTGGTTCGCCACCCACAACACCTCGATGACCAACCAGAATCGGCTGATCAGCGCGGACAACAAGGGTTACGCGGCGTTCTCCTACGAGCATCTCGAGCACGGCGTCCGCTACCTCGACGGCGACCCCGGCTTCGTCGCGGCCTTCGCACAGACCAACGCGGGCGACATGTCGCCGAACCTGAACCTGCGCCCCGGCTCCGGACCCACCGAGGACGAGTTCGAGAACACCCGCATCATCGGCGAGCGGCAGTACCGGGCGTCGAAAGACGCGCTGGCCCAGGCCCGCTCGACCAGCGGACCGGTCGACGCGCTGCTCTGCTACATCGACCTGGCAGATATCGCCGTCGACGGCCGTTTCACCCCGGACGGGCAGCCCCGGCATACCGCGCCCGCCGCCGCGGGCGTCTCGCTCATCGCGGGCAGCATCGAGGACGGTCCGGGACTGCCGGGTGTGCCCATCCCGGAAGGGGTGCGCAATCCGTTCCTGCAGGCGCTGGGCGACCCGAACGCGCCCGCACCCGCGTGGCTCGCGGATGCCCAGGCGCCCAAGGCGATCGCCGCGCCGCTCGGCCTGCTGCCGCCGGTGGCCTGGGTGCCGAACGTGCTGCCGATCCAGTTGGTCCGGATCGGTGAGCTCTATTTGGCCGCCGCCGGTGGGGAATTCACCATCACCGCCGGGCTGCGGGTACGCCGGGCGGTCGCGGACGCGCTCGGCGTCGGGCTGGAACAGGTCCTCATGCAGGGCTACGCGAACGCCTACCACGAATATGTCACCACCCCTGAGGAATACGACGCGCAGCAATACGAGGGCGCCTCGACGCTGTTCGGCCGCTACACCCTCGGTGCGTATCAGCAGGAATTCACCAGGCTGGCAACGGCGTTCGCGGCCAGGCAGCAGGTGCCGCGCGGGCCCGCCCCGCGCGACGTGTCGCACCTGCAACCCAACTTCCAGCCGGGTGCCGGGCCGGACACCACCCCGCCGGGCCGGACCTTCGGCGACGTGTTGACCCAGCCCGCACCGGCATACGCCGCGGGCGCCCAGGTCGTCGCCGAATTCGTCTCGGCCCACCCGAAACACAACCCGCGCCGCAACGGCACCTTCCTGGAGGTGCAGCGGCAGAGTTCCGCGGGCGACTGGATCCGGGTGGCCAACGAGGGCGAGTGGGCGGTGAAGTTCTACTGGAGCAAGCGCGGTGCCGCGGACTCCGTCGCGCGGTTCACCTGGGATATCCCGGCCGACGCCACGCCGGGCCGCTACCGGCTGCAGCACTACGCCGACAGCCTGAGCCCCGACGGCGCGCTGCACCCGTTCACGGGCACCAGCAACGACTTCGAGGTGGGCTGA
- a CDS encoding DUF2530 domain-containing protein, whose product MLDDVTQNVPQIPPRLTDPRPVLAVGCALWLIATVVVWAGGDRWASVLPVCLMGLVVGGLALGIFLIQRRGARRGDKGAQTGL is encoded by the coding sequence ATGCTGGATGACGTGACTCAGAACGTGCCGCAGATCCCGCCGCGGCTGACCGATCCGCGGCCCGTGCTCGCGGTCGGCTGCGCGCTCTGGCTGATCGCCACCGTGGTGGTGTGGGCCGGGGGCGATCGGTGGGCGTCGGTGCTGCCGGTCTGCCTGATGGGACTGGTGGTCGGCGGGCTCGCGCTCGGGATCTTCCTCATCCAGCGACGCGGTGCGCGGCGCGGCGACAAGGGCGCGCAGACCGGGCTCTGA
- a CDS encoding MarR family winged helix-turn-helix transcriptional regulator, with the protein MTTPSDVRTLAGELSLAVVRLTRHLRGRRADAQISLTQLSALATLSRDGAMTPGALAAKERVQPPSMTRVIASLTDLGLVERKPHPTDGRQIIVSLSEAGRALIADETNAREAWMTEQLSGLTEDQVVVLTRAVGIMKQIVDESE; encoded by the coding sequence GTGACAACGCCATCCGATGTTCGAACCCTCGCCGGTGAACTCTCGCTGGCGGTGGTCCGGCTGACGCGTCATCTGCGTGGTCGACGTGCCGACGCGCAGATTTCGCTGACCCAGCTGTCCGCCCTCGCGACCCTTTCTCGGGACGGTGCGATGACCCCGGGTGCGCTTGCCGCGAAGGAGCGCGTCCAGCCGCCGTCGATGACCAGAGTCATCGCCTCGCTCACCGATCTCGGTCTGGTCGAGCGCAAACCGCACCCCACCGACGGCCGCCAGATCATCGTGTCGCTGTCCGAGGCGGGCCGCGCGTTGATCGCCGACGAGACCAACGCCAGGGAAGCCTGGATGACCGAGCAGCTTTCGGGCCTGACCGAGGATCAGGTCGTGGTGCTGACCCGTGCGGTCGGCATCATGAAGCAGATCGTCGACGAATCCGAATAA